TCCTGCTCATGTGCAAAGTTCCTAACTGCTTAAAATGTATGCAacacagagctgcaaagaactaagtttagcaccgaattcttcagggagcaaaaggtgtgggtgcttccccaaccattattagctcttttaaatggtaaagcagaaagaattcctgaacacccaccacagggctctccccagccacccagaacattatttttcaaaaagcatatatctctgaagtgaattatctgtggccaataggaagctctgaggtatggaaaaagacgttgtttgtgttcagctgtagtgtgagaaatataaagaaaatacattgctgtagcctaattcaatatactttctttgctgactactcttcagtaagaagtgtgggttttacaccccttcagctcaaaaattctgtgatttctcaCGACACAAGCAAATGAGAGTGGGTACGTTCAATGGCCCGAAGGCGATTTTAGACTCAAGGTAAAGAGCTCTTCTACACCTGGCTTTGGAAAAGACTCCCTTACCTGTCTTGTGGTTCAGAAATCCAGTTTCACACAGTTCATTTTGGGTTAATGAAGGTGTTGAGGCTGTGTCTGGAGCTGGATTAGCAATTCCTGCAGATGCCTATCTTTAgcggcctccttcctttcccttgttagtttgctgatgcctaccttggggagagagcaccgagggtcagtttttcttttgccagcacACCGGAGAGCAGGCTCATGAGGTCCCTTCACCAGGAGGTTTTAGTAGCGTCAGTACAGCGTCTTAAACTCACCGCCTTTCCTAAACATCCCATAACACCAAGAGTTCCTTATAAGAATCAGAGTTTCACTATAGTTATGTAGGCAACACAGGAAAATACATtgtggaaatcaatcaatcaatcacagtttaaaaattaatgaattcattcaaaaacattcactgagtgccatGCCCACTGTTACTCCTCTCGGGTAACCTGCGAGGACCTGGAAAGCGACAGTCCCTTGGCCCCGGGACCCTCTTCCAAGCTCCTGCAGCCGGACGTGTCACACCATTACGAATCGTGGTTCCGGCCGACACGCCCAGGCACCGAGGAGGGCTCGTGGTGGGACCTTCATCCGGGTACCAGCTGGATGGACCTCTCCCCACACTCAGGGCGCGCTGACCTCACCTGGCCACCCCGGGGCGCTTCAGGCTGGCTTGGGGGGCTACGTCGGAGACCACCAGCTTTGTGCCCAGCCGCCCCACCCACACCCGCACCcgcaccacctcctcccagccgccGGAGGGCAGCACCTCCTCGGGCCTCCCGACGGGGCGAAGGCCTTGGAAGCAGCCGCCCCGGAATCCCAGGGGCTGGATACCAGTCTGGATGGGGCGGCCCGGCCCAAAGGCTCCCGGCGGTCAGCGCCCCGCAGCTCAGGCCAGACCGTGTGCCGCTGCCCCAACTGCCTGGAGGCGGAGCGACTGGGGGCTCCGTGCGGGCCCGATGGGGGCAAGAAGAAGCATTTGCACAATTGCCACATCCCGGGCTGTGGGAAAGCCTACGCCAAGACATCGCACCTGAAGGCACACTTGCGCTGGCACAGCGGCGACCGCCCCTTCGTGTGCAACTGGCTCTTCTGCGGCAAGCGCTTCACGCGCTCCGACGAGCTGCAGCGCCGCCTCCAGACCCACACCGGCACCAAGAAGTTCCCCTGCGCAGTCTGCAGCCGAGTCTTCATGCGCAGCGACCACCTGGCCAAACACATGAAAACCCACGAGGGCGCCAAAGAGGAGGctgccggggcggcggcgggagaGGGCAAGGCCGGCGGAGCGGAGCCCCCCGGGGGCAAAGGCAAGCGCGAGGCCGAGGGCAGCGCGGCTCCCTGCAGCTGAGCTCCTCGTCCCGCCTCCCCGTCCCGCCTCCCTCCGTTGGTCCTCCCTGGGGCCATCAGCAGAGAGCCCTCTGGCCTGATGCCCTTGGGGGGGGGTGG
This is a stretch of genomic DNA from Eubalaena glacialis isolate mEubGla1 unplaced genomic scaffold, mEubGla1.1.hap2.+ XY scaffold_849, whole genome shotgun sequence. It encodes these proteins:
- the LOC133083914 gene encoding transcription factor Sp6-like, with amino-acid sequence GALTSPGHPGALQAGLGGYVGDHQLCAQPPHPHPHPHHLLPAAGGQHLLGPPDGAKALEAAAPESQGLDTSLDGAARPKGSRRSAPRSSGQTVCRCPNCLEAERLGAPCGPDGGKKKHLHNCHIPGCGKAYAKTSHLKAHLRWHSGDRPFVCNWLFCGKRFTRSDELQRRLQTHTGTKKFPCAVCSRVFMRSDHLAKHMKTHEGAKEEAAGAAAGEGKAGGAEPPGGKGKREAEGSAAPCS